A single window of Selenomonas sputigena DNA harbors:
- a CDS encoding MIP/aquaporin family protein, whose product MYDNLLGEFFGTLVLIVFGCGVCATCSLEGSKGKGGGWICIVFGWGFAVTFGVFTAISLGAPQADLNPAVTIGKMLAGVYNFQQFLATSVIQILGGIAGAAIVWLAYLPHFEKTQDKATKLGLFCTAPAIRCAWKNFLCEFIATFFLLFMIWAIFAKVNGPFVPGYGPYIVGILIVGLGLSLGGPTGYAMNPARDLGPRLAHFLLPIAGKGGSDFAYGWIPVVAPLAGAAAAYFVAHGIGML is encoded by the coding sequence ATGTACGATAATCTTCTCGGCGAATTTTTCGGCACGCTCGTCCTTATCGTCTTCGGCTGCGGCGTCTGCGCCACATGCTCCCTCGAAGGCTCCAAGGGCAAGGGCGGCGGCTGGATCTGCATCGTCTTTGGCTGGGGCTTTGCCGTGACCTTCGGCGTATTCACCGCCATCTCGCTCGGTGCGCCGCAGGCTGACCTCAATCCTGCCGTCACCATCGGCAAAATGCTTGCCGGCGTCTACAACTTCCAGCAGTTCCTCGCGACTTCCGTCATCCAGATCCTCGGCGGCATCGCAGGCGCCGCCATCGTCTGGCTCGCCTATCTGCCCCATTTTGAAAAGACTCAGGACAAGGCGACGAAGCTCGGCCTCTTCTGCACGGCGCCCGCGATTCGCTGCGCTTGGAAGAACTTCCTCTGCGAGTTCATCGCAACCTTCTTCCTGCTCTTCATGATCTGGGCGATCTTCGCCAAGGTCAACGGCCCGTTCGTGCCCGGCTACGGCCCGTACATCGTCGGCATCCTCATCGTCGGCCTCGGCCTCAGCCTCGGCGGCCCCACGGGCTACGCGATGAATCCCGCGCGCGACCTCGGTCCTCGCCTCGCCCACTTCCTCCTGCCCATCGCGGGCAAGGGCGGCAGCGACTTCGCCTACGGCTGGATCCCCGTCGTCGCCCCCCTCGCCGGCGCCGCCGCCGCCTACTTCGTAGCGCACGGCATCGGCATGC
- the glpK gene encoding glycerol kinase GlpK, with protein MGQKYVMALDAGTTSNRAIIFDVDSKIVGVAQKEFTQHFPQPGWVEHDAEEIWSSMHEVMREALEQSGLVASDIAAIGITNQRETAVVWDRTTGRPIYNAIVWQSRQTADICEDLKRQGLVDEFKEKTGLVIDAYFSGTKVKWILDHVEGARARAEKGELAFGTIDTWLLWKLTGGKEHKTDYSNASRTLMFNIKTLEWDEALLKHLTVPKSLLPEVRPSSEVYGHTIPSIIGASVPVAGMAGDQQSALFGQNCFSPGEAKNTYGTGCFLLMNTGTDICMSKNGLVTTIAWGLDGKVEYALEGSIFVGGSAIQWLRDGLRLVDSAPDSEWVAKKVPDAGGVYMVPAFVGLGAPYWDMNARGMIIGLTRGTTKAHIVRATLDSLAYQTRDVLGAMEADSGNRLAALKVDGGAVANNLLMQFQADLLGVPVDRPQITETTALGAAYLAGLATGVWASKEELKKSWQLDTRFTPALDKKDADKLYKGWRKAVKHAANWLEDEE; from the coding sequence ATGGGACAGAAATACGTCATGGCGCTTGACGCCGGCACGACGAGCAACCGCGCCATCATCTTCGATGTGGATTCCAAGATCGTCGGCGTCGCGCAGAAGGAGTTCACGCAGCACTTCCCGCAGCCCGGCTGGGTCGAGCACGACGCGGAAGAGATCTGGAGCTCCATGCACGAAGTCATGCGAGAAGCTCTCGAGCAGTCGGGACTCGTCGCGAGTGACATCGCCGCCATCGGCATCACGAACCAGCGCGAAACGGCGGTCGTCTGGGACAGGACGACGGGACGGCCAATCTACAATGCCATCGTCTGGCAGTCACGCCAGACGGCGGACATCTGCGAAGATCTCAAGCGTCAGGGACTTGTCGATGAGTTCAAGGAGAAGACGGGACTCGTCATCGACGCTTACTTCTCGGGCACGAAGGTCAAGTGGATCCTCGACCATGTGGAAGGCGCACGCGCACGCGCGGAAAAGGGCGAGCTTGCCTTCGGCACGATCGACACATGGCTTCTTTGGAAGCTCACGGGCGGCAAGGAGCACAAGACGGACTACTCGAACGCTTCGCGCACCTTGATGTTCAACATCAAGACGCTCGAATGGGATGAGGCACTCCTGAAGCATCTGACCGTGCCGAAGAGCCTCTTGCCCGAGGTTCGCCCGTCGAGCGAGGTCTACGGTCACACCATTCCGTCCATCATCGGCGCTTCCGTTCCCGTCGCAGGCATGGCGGGCGACCAGCAGTCGGCGCTCTTCGGCCAGAATTGCTTCTCTCCCGGCGAGGCGAAAAACACCTACGGCACGGGCTGCTTCCTGCTCATGAACACGGGCACGGATATATGCATGTCGAAGAACGGACTCGTGACGACCATTGCCTGGGGACTTGACGGCAAGGTCGAATATGCGCTCGAAGGCTCGATCTTCGTCGGCGGTTCTGCCATCCAATGGCTGCGCGACGGTCTGCGTCTCGTTGACTCCGCCCCCGACTCCGAATGGGTCGCGAAAAAAGTGCCCGATGCCGGCGGCGTCTATATGGTGCCTGCCTTCGTCGGACTCGGCGCACCGTATTGGGACATGAATGCGCGCGGCATGATCATCGGCCTCACGCGCGGCACTACGAAGGCGCACATCGTTCGCGCCACGCTCGACTCCCTCGCCTATCAGACGCGCGACGTGCTCGGTGCGATGGAAGCCGACTCGGGCAACCGCCTCGCCGCGCTCAAGGTCGATGGCGGCGCCGTAGCCAACAACCTCCTCATGCAGTTCCAGGCCGACCTCCTCGGCGTTCCCGTCGACCGCCCGCAGATCACGGAGACGACCGCCTTGGGCGCCGCCTACCTCGCAGGTCTTGCCACGGGAGTCTGGGCGTCGAAGGAAGAGCTGAAGAAGAGCTGGCAGCTCGACACACGGTTTACGCCCGCCCTTGACAAGAAAGATGCGGACAAGCTCTACAAGGGCTGGAGGAAGGCTGTCAAACACGCCGCGAACTGGCTCGAGGATGAAGAATAG